In a genomic window of Flavobacterium crassostreae:
- a CDS encoding aminotransferase class I/II-fold pyridoxal phosphate-dependent enzyme, which yields MKFNPADNIQDLQFFGEFGGVNPSISDSSTYTFLSAKTMFDTFEGNVEGCYLYSRHSSPSNLYLDQAMAAMEGTESANVSASGMGAITPTLLQLCGSGDHIVSSRTIYGGTYAFLKNFAPRLGIQTSFVDITNLERVAAAITPNTKVLYCETVSNPLLEVADIASLSKLAKKHNLKLVVDNTFSPLSVTPAKLGADIVIHSLTKYINGSSDTVGGVTCASKEFIADLKNVNSGASMLLGPTMDSMRSASVMKNLRTLHLRIKQHSYNAAYLAARFEKDGLKTVYPGLASHPSHALYASMINPEYGFGGMLTIDVGSLAKANALMERMQSCNLGYLAVSLGFYKTLFSAPGTSTSSEIPLEEQVQMGLTDSLIRFSIGLDNDIERTYQMMRTCMVELSIL from the coding sequence ATGAAATTTAATCCCGCAGACAACATTCAAGATTTACAGTTTTTTGGAGAATTTGGTGGTGTAAACCCGTCCATATCGGACTCTTCTACCTACACCTTCCTTTCGGCAAAAACCATGTTTGACACCTTTGAAGGCAATGTAGAAGGATGCTATTTGTACTCCCGACACTCCTCTCCTAGCAATTTGTATTTAGACCAAGCTATGGCAGCCATGGAAGGAACAGAGTCCGCAAACGTATCGGCATCCGGAATGGGAGCCATCACTCCGACCTTATTACAATTGTGTGGTTCTGGAGACCATATTGTTTCTAGCAGAACAATATACGGTGGGACCTATGCCTTCTTAAAGAATTTTGCGCCACGTTTGGGTATCCAAACAAGCTTTGTAGACATTACTAATCTCGAGCGTGTTGCTGCTGCAATAACACCAAATACCAAAGTATTGTATTGTGAGACCGTGAGCAATCCGTTATTAGAAGTAGCAGATATAGCTAGCTTGTCTAAGTTAGCCAAAAAGCACAATCTAAAATTAGTGGTAGACAACACGTTCTCGCCATTATCGGTAACTCCAGCAAAACTAGGGGCCGATATTGTGATCCATAGTTTAACCAAATACATCAACGGGAGCAGCGATACCGTAGGCGGCGTTACTTGTGCTTCCAAAGAGTTTATTGCGGATTTAAAAAATGTAAACAGTGGCGCTAGTATGCTATTGGGGCCAACAATGGACAGCATGCGTTCTGCTAGTGTAATGAAAAATTTACGCACCTTACACCTGCGAATCAAACAACACAGCTACAATGCCGCATATCTAGCAGCGCGTTTTGAAAAAGATGGTCTAAAGACCGTATATCCTGGTTTGGCAAGCCATCCGAGTCATGCATTATATGCCTCAATGATTAATCCGGAGTATGGTTTTGGAGGAATGCTTACCATAGATGTAGGCAGCTTAGCTAAGGCCAATGCGTTGATGGAGCGGATGCAATCTTGCAATTTAGGATACCTAGCGGTAAGTCTTGGATTTTACAAAACGCTATTTAGTGCCCCTGGAACCTCTACATCCAGCGAAATCCCCTTAGAGGAACAAGTACAAATGGGGCTTACAGACAGTTTAATCCGTTTTTCTATAGGACTCGATAATGATATTGAAAGAACCTACCAAATGATGAGAACATGCATGGTAGAACTTTCTATTTTATAA